A stretch of Acropora palmata chromosome 9, jaAcrPala1.3, whole genome shotgun sequence DNA encodes these proteins:
- the LOC141892226 gene encoding serine/threonine-protein kinase SIK3-like, producing the protein MKKSGTCNHAKMADKPRGHNRHGSVVRIGYYNIEKTIGKGNFAVVKLATHCVTRTKVAVKIIDKSQLDQDNLKKIFREVQVMKMLDHPHIIKLYQVMETDRMLYLVTEYASKGEIFDYLVSRGRMPEKEARKKFIQIALAVDNCHKKNVVHRDLKAENLLLDENFNIKIADFGFSNLFQEGKHLKTWCGSPPYAAPELFEGKAYCGPEVDIWSLGVVLYVLVCGALPFDGSTLQSLRARVLDGRFRIPFFMSTDCEHLIRHMLVRDLSKRYTMANIMNHKWVNELDEEDKANVLISDSSNSELSEEVLNMMLARGIDRDKTIQSLRQKDYDQFAGIYYTLLEKVKQSANTSHDPCANLPAAQEKAVDSELMETDNEQSADKPSINVPTVQVTPDSPTRRVRPQQDHWEVAHEEDEEDDKMPDDILPSLKSYLEKRRHTLTAVDPMMEIPQELREVLTQKFIQRPSSPLGPATEDAVSTALGLNPAFPPYSPTLDLSLAYKEQILQVPTVFQLRQPLGRRASDGAASLAAGIAQFNALRTMAGYGETSQGNAGSLSGSPLNSCNPLVPQPPFSVSAGPSSPQISEGANDSGSDQEPDQEAIARYMACRGARQRHTSPNEMPDEMQLRLLQVPLKTRRGVFSPGRERTPREGSFITTPTGIRYNASRRASDGAASVLAYKQHLERISSGGSKRNSLRESQEECLKLQQQYGRVAEEEQQRRQQEQHELHLQQFYSRRASEGADSIAATLAQFQRQNASACNTSQELDIDGRVLRSSVEDLEEAPAKAQATMEHQDILHKEMQRLNIEHCPPAPSILHATSGGMAQDNTVLSSLAPTLVSNSPRNSLLVEDSTSTSPNSDTSNFLSQTILSSQANSSAFLPDAGTLVSQTPSPPASPLISAVPLNQRYPIPNVLSPSSSSNGSLSENLSETRAVPHVSSGVSGVMMGNTMVNENDLEELARATWGMGRGTLPLSPASLLATYTGNPASALLTGNIGPRSPLHHRRHHTVASSQEAWNSVDLLRRATANNVSLTPNHTRDMLNNNINLEDGVRDGLLSRSLSPNGTIYQDSMLKTPSIGDVTPDLTQTNNLRLAFSVNMTSNKRIPDIISEIRRSLDLRTSNIAYEQSDQVFTFQQGGVCAEIEICPLAGNLNGLRLRRVSGNPWQYKKLCNEVLSEMNL; encoded by the exons GTGATGGAAACAGATCGTATGTTGTACTTGGTGACAGAGTATGCTAGTAAAGGGGAGATATTTG aTTACTTAGTTTCACGTGGCAGGATGCCTGAAAAGGAAGCCAGGAAGAAGTTTATCCAAATTGCATTGGCTGTTGACAACTGTCATAAGAAAAATGTTGTTCATAGGGACTTAAAA GCAGAAAATCTTCTGTTAGATGAGAATTTCAATATTAAAATAGCAG ATTTTGGATTCAGTAACTTGTTTCAAGAGGGGAAACACTTGAAAACTTGGTGTGGCAGCCCACCCTATGCAGCTCCTGAGCTCTTTGAAGGCAAGGCCTATTGTGGGCCAGAAGTAGACATTTGG AGTCTGGGAGTGGTTTTGTATGTACTGGTATGTGGTGCCCTTCCATTTGACGGCAGCACTCTACAAAGTTTACGTGCACGCGTATTGGATGGAAGATTCAGAATACCTTTCTTCATGTCTACAG ATTGTGAACACCTCATTCGTCATATGTTAGTCCGTGACTTAAGCAAAAGGTACACGATGGCCAATATAATGAACCACAAGTGGGTTAACGAGTTGGATGAAGAAGACAAGGCGAATGTATTGATAAGCGACTCCAGCAACTCTGAACTCAGCGAAGAGGTGCTGAATATGATGCTCGCAAGAGGAATTGATAGAGACAAGACCATTCAG TCGCTTCGTCAGAAAGATTACGACCAATTTGCTGGTATCTATTACACGCTTCTAGAGAAGGTCAAACAGTCGGCCAACACGTCACACGATCCTTGTGCCAATCTACCTGCTGCACAAGAGAAGGCGGTTGATTCAGAATTGATGGAGACTGACAATGAGCAGTCGGCAGACAAGCCCTCTATTAACGTACCAACTGTTCAAGTGACGCCTGACTCCCCCACAAGACGAGTTAGGCCTCAACAAGATCACTGGGAAGTAGCACACGAAGAGGACGAAGAAGACGACAAGATGCCTGATGACATTCTGCCTAGCCTCAAATCGTATCTGGAAAAACGCCGGCACACTCTAACAGCTGTCGATCCAATGATGGAGATCCCCCAAGAGTTACGAGAGGTGTTGACCCAGAAGTTCATCCAAAGGCCGTCAAGCCCTCTGGGTCCAGCTACCGAAGATGCTGTTTCCACTGCCTTGGGACTCAACCCAGCGTTTCCTCCGTACTCCCCAACATTGGATCTTTCACTGGCCTACAAGGAGCAGATTTTGCAGGTGCCCACAGTGTTTCAGCTCAGGCAACCCCTGGGTAGAAGGGCCTCTGATGGCGCTGCTAGTTTAGCTGCTGGTATTGCTCAGTTTAACGCTCTTCGTACCATGGCTGGCTATGGGGAAACCAGCCAAGGAAATGCAGGTTCACTCAGCGGATCCCCATTAAACAGTTGCAATCCTCTTGTTCCGCAACCGCCGTTTTCTGTCTCCGCGGGACCGTCAAGCCCTCAAATTAGCGAAGGCGCAAACGATAGTGGCTCTGATCAAGAACCCGACCAAGAGGCTATTGCACGTTACATGGCGTGCCGCGGAGCACGGCAGCGACACACTTCTCCAAACGAAATGCCAGATGAAATGCAGCTACGACTGTTACAGGTACCTTTGAAGACGAGACGGGGCGTTTTTTCCCCGGGCAGGGAGCGCACTCCCCGGGAGGGCTCCTTTATTACGACTCCTACTGGGATTAGGTACAACGCATCAAGACGCGCCTCAGATGGCGCGGCATCGGTTCTCGCCTACAAGCAGCACCTGGAACGCATCAGTAGCGGTGGCTCCAAGAGAAATAGTCTGAGGGAATCACAGGAAGAATGCTTGAAGCTACAACAGCAATATGGCCGTGTGGCGGAGGAAGAACAACAGCGCagacaacaagaacaacatgAGCTACACTTGCAACAATTTTACAGTCGCAGGGCATCGGAGGGAGCCGATTCTATCGCTGCCACGCTAGCGCAGTTTCAGCGACAGAACGCGTCTGCGTGTAACACAAGTCAAGAATTGGACATAGATGGACGTGTGCTGAGGAGCTCCGTTGAAGATTTAGAAGAAGCTCCTGCAAAGGCTCAGGCAACGATGGAACACCAGGATATTCTTCATAAGGAAATGCAGAGGTTGAATATTGAACACTGTCCCCCTGCTCCAAGTATCCTTCACGCCACCTCAGGGGGGATGGCACAGGATAACACAGTGTTGTCTTCTCTCGCGCCAACTCTCGTATCAAACTCGCCAAGGAATAGTCTTTTGGTCGAGGATTCAACGTCGACTTCTCCAAATTCAGATACCTCAAACTTCTTATCTCAGACTATTCTTTCTTCTCAGGCAAACAGCTCTGCGTTTCTACCTGATGCGGGAACACTGGTTTCCCAGACCCCTTCTCCCCCTGCTTCTCCTCTGATATCTGCGGTTCCTTTGAATCAGCGGTATCCGATTCCGAACGTCCTCAGTCCAAGCAGCTCGTCAAACGGAAGCCTATCGGAAAACCTCTCGGAAACCCGAGCGGTGCCACACGTTTCTAGTGGTGTATCAGGTGTGATGATGGGAAACACAATGGTAAACGAAAACGATCTGGAAGAATTGGCCCGAGCCACCTGGGGAATGGGTCGTGGGACGCTCCCGCTGAGCCCGGCTTCGTTACTTGCGACGTATACGGGAAATCCCGCGAGCGCGTTGCTTACGGGTAATATCGGGCCACGCTCTCCCTTGCATCATCGCCGGCATCACACTGTTGCATCCTCACAAGAAGCATGGAATTCAGTGGATCTACTGAGAAGAGCCACGGCAAATAACGTTTCTTTAACACCAAATCACACCAGAGACATGCtgaataacaatattaatttggAAGACGGTGTTAGAGACGGTCTTCTTTCTAGATCCCTTTCACCCAATGGAACAATCTATCAGGATAGTATGCTGAAAACGCCTAGCATAGGGGACGTGACGCCAGACTTGACGCAAACAAATAACCTTCGCTTGGCATTCTCGGTTAACATGACTTCAAACAAGCGTATTCCAGATATTATAAGTGAAATAAGGAGGTCGCTCGATTTGCGCACTTCTAACATAGCTTACGAACAGTCTGATCAAGTATTTACCTTTCAGCAAGGGGGTGTTTGCGCTGAAATCGAAATATGTCCCCTCGCTGGGAATCTTAATGGACTACGCTTGCGTCGGGTCAGCGGGAATCCGTGGCAATACAAAAAACTTTGCAATGAAGTGCTATCGGAAATGAATTTGTGA